DNA from Balaenoptera ricei isolate mBalRic1 chromosome 6, mBalRic1.hap2, whole genome shotgun sequence:
TCCCCATAAGAATCACCAATGGGCTTCCTAGTCAATCCCCAACACTCACTGATTCTGGCCCCTAGCCCACAGTCTTCTCCACTCCAGGCTCTTGTGATCACTTGCAATTGCTCTCATCTGAAAGCTGCAGCGCTTTGCGGGTTCTGGCCACTGTCTCCGGTACTTTGATCCCTACCACTACATCTGCTACTGGACCTCATGAGACTTCTGTTCCTTTGACTGTTCCCTTTTTTAATCTGTCAATTGCTTCCTGGCTTCACTTTCCTTTCCTATTTGTATGGTCAGCTCCCTCCACATCCTCAAGCCTTCTTTTGCATTATTTTCCTGATCATCCTCCCTGATACCCTTCCCATCACCACCCATTAATCTAAATATTTGCTTCTCTGCTTCTCTAACTAGGTTTCTGCTTCCAACTATACCTGAATCCCTAATTGCCCACCGATTAGGTTTTTCTCCAGTTTCCCTCATTAGCCTTCCCAAACCTTCACCTCTCTTCCTGTCTCCTACCCCCCACTCttatccctctcctcccccaccagcaACTGACCTTGTCTCCTACTTCACAGGGGAACTTCCACCAGATCCTACTCCCTGCAGCTCAGTGAAGGCCCCATCCTTTCTTCCATCCTTTCTTccatcctccttcctcctcctggtcTCAAGAAGTGGTGTTTCTCCTGTCCAGAGTGAATCCCTTCACTTTCGCCTTGAccccatcctctcctctccttccatctTTGGGATCTGGCTTCACGAGGCATCTTTCTCTTCTGTACCCTTCAAGGTCTTTTTCTCTACtggcccctccccttctcctaaATAAAAAATGCTTCCTTGACCCCACATCCCCCTGTAGATATTGTCTGACTTCTTCCCTGCTCCTTTCGTCTAAGTTTCTTAAAGAAATTCCTTCACACTCACTGCTGTTTGGTCCACTGCACCACTGAAGCTGCACCCTCTGAAGTTACCAAAGACCTTCTGATTGCAAAACCTGATGGACACTCTTCAGTCTTTGTCTTACTGGAGCCCCTATCTGTGTCTAACATCACTGCTCCTTCTTGAAATCCCCTCCCTCCTTGGCTTCCTTGAAGCCACTCTCTCCTCCTGATGCCAGAGCTAGCAGTTTGAACGTGGGTGCAGTGGAGGCAGATGGCTGGATCCGGCCTCTCTCCTGCCTGGTGCTCTCTCTCACCCCCTGTAGGTGCCAACTCCAAGGTCCTAGGGTGTCTACCCCGGGCCGGGCTCTATCTGCCTCATACAGAGCCAGTCAGATTCCAGTGGCTTTCCCTTTATTGCTGATCTGGGCCAGGCTCACAGAGGCCTGTGCCAGGTGTCTGTCCCTGGAGGAGGGAAGAGCAGAGGTGAAAGGGTCAGGTACAGGGGTCAGATATGGGGCCAGGCTGGACATTGTATGGGCTAGGGAGCCCAGGGGGACTAGGGTGGGAGCTGGGACGGCCAGAGGGCCCCTTCTCCTGGAGGGCCTCGAAGTCAGAGTTGTTGATGATGGCTTCTCGGAGGGTAGGCATCTCCGCAAAAGGCACATAATCTGCTCCTGGGGGTGGAAACCAGTGCGGGTatgggatgcaggagggaggggtgAAGTAGTCCTGGATGGGGTGGTTGAGGGCAGGAGTGCCTTCCTGCCTGGCCTTCTGATTACAGACCCTGGAGTGGGCCTCTACCCCAGGTTGCCCCCTCACCGTGAGGCCTCCCTCCTCACTGCTGGGTCTCCTCAGTCTCAAAGAAAGTCTCATGTTCTTCCCAGCGCCAGTCACAGGCCGCACAGAGGAAATTAGACTCAAAGCAGTTGCACCAACAGCCTAGGGCAAGGGGGCAGCCAAGAAAAGTACAGGGTATTGGGGCTTCCCCAGGGGCTGACTACATTCTCATCTCTTCCTCACCAACCGCAAGCCCAGGTCTCTCCTCCCAGCTCCCCATCTGCATCCCCGAACTATTTGCAACCTATCCCGACCCATGCCCACCCCTGCACTCCCCTTGCTCTGGAAGGTACCGTTGACCTTGCAGGAATGGGACCTGGTAGCTGCGTGGTCTTCGTGGCTGTGTTTGCAGCGACATTGGGCTCTCCAAGCCCTGGGGTCAAAGGTGGCCCGTCTCTTGAGCCAGAACTCACCCACCTCCTCTGGGCGTGATGGGATAAAGCAGAACATGAGGCAGCGGCACTGGCCCACATTGCAGGGCACGGATATGTCTGTGAGGAGGGGGATGGATGGTAGGGTTAGACCAGCACCTGACAGGGTGTGGCTTTCGCATGTCAACTCCCTCCCgcaaaccaacacacacacacacacacacacacacacacacttgctctCATACATCCCAACACATGACAGAGGACAGTTATCACTCCACACCTGAGATGATCTGGTGCTCTCTCAACAAGTGTCCACAAAAGCACTTGGACTCATCCCCAATCCGGAAACAGTCCCATAGATAATGGGGGCAGCGCCAGCCAATATAGAGACCTGGGTGTGGAGGGATTGAGTAATAaggaaaagtaagaagaaaaaatagcctAAGCTCCCCCCAAGGTGTTCTCATCTCTCCCCCCATGTGTATCTATCTCTACCCACGAGTCCTCATCCCTACCCCTTTAGACTTTACTCTTCAAGGTTTTCTCATCGCCCCACAAGTGTCTTCAGATCCCTCCCCACCCTAGGATCCATTCCATCTGTGTCAGCCTGTCAGAGGGAACTGAAGACGGTCTTCAATGCTGAGCAGGAAGATTATACGTGAAATTTTGTTTGACGATGAACATGTATCTCGCTGAATTCTCTGCGACTGTGGGATtctcatctcctcccctcccaaCATTAGAGTCCACCTTTGCTCTGTTTCCTTGAAGTGTCTAAGGTGAGGGAAAGGGAAGATGATGGGCCACGTGGAGAGTAGATGATGGGGACTGGCTCCTAAGGAGCGTAGTATTTAAGGGacctgaagaggaggaggaagtggggcAGCCCTGGTGCCAGGAGGTAGGAGGAGGGCTTCTCTCACTTCTCCAGGTTGACACCTTCGTACTTCCCTTCTGCGTTCCTGGTGTTACTGAACTAATACCCTCTATGAACTTGAGAAGGGCTGCCTGTGGCTCTCCAAGGGTCAGGAGAAAGGGGGAGGCCAGAAGTCATGAGTggtgaaaagcaaaaatataagcTTGTGAGGCTAAGAAAGGAGGCATGGAGAGGAAGTTGAGGCTAAGACGTATCCCTGAGAGCAGGCACCAGCAAGAGGCCACCACCCTTGAGATCTGAAGCTGTCTGGCTTCACGGTCGGTCTCACCACAAGGCAAGGGTGGTGCTGAGTAAATGTGGGAGGAGAACCAGAGCATTTCCCACTCACAGTTTCTCATCCTCTGTGAGAGCTGAGAGTACCCCAACTTTGAGCCAAGAATCCTGAGTCCCCAAGGAGTGGGGCCTTTAGCTCTAGGACTCTTATTCCCATTTAAAGTTTCCAGTGAACTGTCACCTCCACCAGAAAGTTGTCCCTGACTTCTCCTGTCTGTCTAGGGGCCCTTCCTCTTGCCTTCTGTGGCTCTCATGCTACTCCTATCACAGTACAATGCATTATAATGGACTGTTCACTTGTATTCTCGTTAGACCGTGAGTTCCTCCAAGGAAGGGTCAGTGTTTTCATCGATGTCCTAACACAGGACCTGGCACAAAATAGGTGCTCAGAGAATATAGATGCTTGACTGAATAAGTGAGTGAGCAAATTCCTTTAGGAGGGAAGAGAGACTCCATATTCCAGGCAAAGCCCTGAAATTCCATAAGGAGAATAAGAAAGAGTTAGTGTCCTCTGGTCTTTGACTCTGGCCAGGACCACAATCCACAATTCTGTGCCTGTCAAACTAGATTTTCTTGTCTTTCCCATGGTCTCTTAGATCTTAAGCCTGTCCAGATGTGGCTTTTGGCTTTGATGCTTCTGACTTGATACTGCCAGCCTGTGGTATTAGTGCCCCATTGCAACAGGGAAGCTTGGTTGAAAGGGCAGATTTTAGGCCGAGTCACAATGcgggtgggcaggggccaggaTTCCACTAGAGGAATTCTGAACTCTGTtcagagtagcaggatacagtgCAGGAACAGGTGAGGTGCAGAGGTGAACAAGTGTTAGTGCCCATAGATCAAGGCCTAGCCTGAGGGCCTGGAGAGTCAAATTCAAGCACTGATGTGGGAGTCACTGCCCACCTTTCAGATGAAGAAGACTGGAGTTTGAAGCAGGGGAATGGCAGTTATACCTCAGACTCTACTTGAGGGGCTGCAGTGatgacagcctttttttttttaaacttttggccacaccgtgcagcacgggggatcttagttccctgaccaggaattgaacccgtgtcccctgcagtggaagcgcggagtcttaaccactggaccaccagggaattccccatgacAGCCTTTTAATGGAGTTCCACCAAGGGGACTAAGGCCTTTTGCTATATCAGAGCAACAAGTCACCCGGAAACTGTCCAGGGTCCTGGGCCATCTCTGCCTTAGGATCTGTTTGGTGCAGGCTATCTGAGCCTTCGTTCAGCCACCTGTTCCTGCCTGTCTATATATGAATATCCCCACTTTTTGTCTGCATCCACCCTCATCTACCTTGGCCTACCTGCCTGCTCCCCTCCCAGATTCCAGGCAGGTGGCATTGCCATTTCCACCAGGGCTATCCATTGAACGGGCAGTTCCTAGATCCTGTTGGATGGGAGGATGGCCATGGGCCTGTCACCAGCCCCTGAAAGGCTGCCTGGGCTCACCTGTTTGGATGGCATTCAGGGCTGCCTCCTTCTCCCACTGGAAAAGATAATTCACCTGAGCACCAAACTTCCCTTTGTGCATTGCCTTAGCCACTTCCACCAGGTCTGCCTGCTCAGCAGGGACCACTGGGTGGATGGTGTAAcctggggaggaaggggctgaGTAATTAAGGGGAAGTGAGGAGGCCCCAAAACTAAGAGAAGGGGCCAGGTCAGAGAGTAACTCAATCTCCTCCTCCTGGGGCAGGTCGAAGACAGTGATGAGAAAGGGGGAAAGGGCAGGAGCAATTACGGCTgactcctttcttccccttcttcttgtCCAGCTGGTGTTCAGGCTGAGCTGCGTGAGCAGTGCTGTCAGTGGCAGccacccctttctctccctcttcttcctcttccccatctTTTGCAGATGTGTCCAGGTGGACCTGGGCTGGAAGGCCTGAAAGGGAGTGCTTTGGAACGCTCTCAGATTCAGAGGTCTGGATAGACCTCCTTGTCCATGAGCCCTCACTGGAGGAAgactcagagaaggcttccttcaGATAATCAGaggaagacacagagacacagcttAGTGATGAGGTCTGAAAAGTAAGGTGTTTCTCTGGGTCCTTGGAGATGTGAGTCTCCAACTGGGTCTCAGGGGTAGGGGTCTCCAAAGGGACCTCAGAGGCAGAGTGTTCTAAAGGAATCTCAGAGATGGAAGGCTCCAAAGGGGTTTCAGAGGTGTGGGTCTCTAAAGGGATCTGGGAAATGGATGGCACCATATGAGATTCAGAGGCAAGGGGCTCTAAAGGGGTTTCAGAGAGGGCAGGCTCTAAGGGGATTTCAGGGATAGGGGGCTCCTGTGAGTCCTCAGCAGAGGGGTCCTTTGAAGAAAGGCTCTCTTCCGCATCCATGGTGGTATGAGGCTCTTCTGTGACCTTGTCTGCTTCCATCTAGTGGTAGAATAGGGTACACGTTTCATTAGGTTGGGATTGGAGGGTCTGCAAGTCAGGATTCACAGGGGGCTATGGAATTAGGATAAAGTTTTCAGTGTACCTGAGATATAAGGGGGAAGCCAGATGAGCTCTGGGCCAGGGTATGGTGCTGGGAGCTTCACCCATGTGCCTAGACTCCATATCGCATACTGAAAGGCTGAAGCAGTCAGAATCCCATCAGTAGATGGTAGCAGAGGAGGGGTCCTAACATAGCATCTTGGCTGGTCCAAGAGCAGGGTTCTGGGCATAACTTAGGACCATGGAGGTCAGGCTGTGGAGTTCTAGAGACTGGGAAGACCAAGCCAAAGTGGGGGTTTGCTCCCAAGAGTGCAGGAGGATGCCATGACCACAGTCTAGTTTTGTCTAggggcccctcctccaccccttggTGATGTCATTCATGTTCAAGGCTTCAGCTACTTCCAGCTGTATGCTGATGACACCTGATGACTCCTAAATCCATATTTCCAGCTCAGACCTCTTTAAACCCCTGTACTTCAGTCATACCCAACTGTCTGCTGGACATTGCTAAATGGATGTCCTACAGGGCATCAAAACTGAACTCTGAGAATTATCCTAGAATTCTCCTTTCCCCTCAGCCTACATCTTAAAATGGGCACCAAGGACTATATTTCCTATCTTCTAAATATCCCCTAAAtccattctcttctctcctttctctccaatTTTGTTCAAGTTCTCATCATTTTCTACCTGGACTATGTAATAACTTTGCCCCTCTGCTGCCTTCCCCAGCATATTAATCCACTTTCCCATTCTTTCATTGATTTAGGTAACTTTTACAAAGAGCCTAATCTTAACACTTTTACTCAGGTACTGGACTCAGTTGAAAGAATCTGGGAAGAAGACAGGTTAGCCAAAATGACAATACCAACGAGTTGGTGTTGTGCTGGGGTAAGCCCAGGATGCTGTGGGGAGTGGGGTGTGCCTAATTTATCTTGGAAGGATGTCCAAAAGGGGTCAGTCCACCTTAATGACCCAGGTGAGACCTTTCTAAAATGCAACCCAACAACGGCATTCCCTTGCTTAAAAATTAACACTCAGTGCCTCAGCCTAAGTATTAGGTCCAAATTTCTTGGCCCTGACATTCAAGGCCTGTCATCATTTGCAACACTGCCTAAGGATTCCAGCCTTACCTTCCCCTGGTCTCTACCTTTGTCCATGCTCCAGAAATActatatttatcatttcttaaACTCATCAGGGCCTTTCCAAAGGGGAAGTTTGTGTCAGAAAGCAGGGGGAGAGTAGGATGATGGGGAGGAAGATGGCCAGACATTCAGCAAGAGGATAAAGGGACCTGAGGGTGAAGAACCAGaggatgggaggagaggaaaggga
Protein-coding regions in this window:
- the FAM221B gene encoding protein FAM221B, with protein sequence MEADKVTEEPHTTMDAEESLSSKDPSAEDSQEPPIPEIPLEPALSETPLEPLASESHMVPSISQIPLETHTSETPLEPSISEIPLEHSASEVPLETPTPETQLETHISKDPEKHLTFQTSSLSCVSVSSSDYLKEAFSESSSSEGSWTRRSIQTSESESVPKHSLSGLPAQVHLDTSAKDGEEEEEGEKGVAATDSTAHAAQPEHQLDKKKGKKGVSRYTIHPVVPAEQADLVEVAKAMHKGKFGAQVNYLFQWEKEAALNAIQTGLYIGWRCPHYLWDCFRIGDESKCFCGHLLREHQIISDISVPCNVGQCRCLMFCFIPSRPEEVGEFWLKRRATFDPRAWRAQCRCKHSHEDHAATRSHSCKVNGCWCNCFESNFLCAACDWRWEEHETFFETEETQQ